In Chelmon rostratus isolate fCheRos1 chromosome 20, fCheRos1.pri, whole genome shotgun sequence, a single window of DNA contains:
- the LOC121623886 gene encoding ankyrin repeat and SAM domain-containing protein 6-like isoform X2 — MNFGVPANSLLLFRACDEGDYETARGILEPGASKESGRQSRLRSEAGSECNTADMLSLVPVDCTDEEGNTALQFASASGHENLVRFLLRKGASVDSRNNYGWTPLMQAARFGHLTVAHMLLENGAEINGRNRLGASVLTMAARGGHTHVVKLLLESGAYVDDYDHLAVAAEAVSNGNNNNSCSTAGFGGGEGCPGGGGGREFMDIIALMVACQHGHEASVRLLLEWGSDVNFSQKTTGWGPLMVATLSGKVAVAQQLVERGADPDRVNVLSKTAFELAMQLKQRDIKSYLDSITTVRPQTDDERRRPDVFSALKLGNSQLVKEILEEDPTQVNSSNQEGASPLMMAAVSGQLEVVQLMVEKNADIDKQDGVHGWTALMQATYHGNKDIVKYLLSQGADVNLRAKNGYTAFHLVMLLNDPDTELVRLLASVCMQVDKDKSKHRGRALMTRSKSRQSLNNVPVPPDDKGGLKSWWSRMSNRFRRLKLTHTLRHGLSSNRLAPFPDDAETSLDATMKADRKPAAVSNGSLAPTPALGGNDISTAWAVKSKDAGLCRASSEKGDFLITTMLRSGAPLTRLPNDKLKAVIPPFLPPSNFEPWNSDRSRLLREGKSEAPRLPMPPQRKLNSSGNSDITSISRVVSRSIKFPSIPKGPSSSSPSNSGHYHSPHSSGGSNGVAGINRDSHNRSGGSADSVLSQIAAQRKRAAGLIDVKAQAPEKQPSQTQSQPSLPPSAPGLPLPDISLPDIHAHPSLVASDIHSRRKMELKKRPQSGNSSTSKSTSPTLTPSPSPTPKPHTGPGDSLSSASSHPRSKSSGGSSSGTITDEDELSSILKKLSLEKYQPIFEEQEVDMEAFLTLTDGDLKELGIKTDGPRQQILAAISELNAGKGRERQILQETIHNFQSSFGSSASNPRQPAPTGWMRHQVRSSNKR, encoded by the exons ATGAATTTCGGCGTCCCCGCTAATTCGCTGCTGCTTTTCCGTGCCTGCGACGAGGGGGACTATGAAACCGCTCGGGGGATCCTGGAGCCCGGAGCCTCGAAGGAGTCCGGACGGCAAAGCAGGCTGCGGTCAGAGGCTGGGTCGGAGTGCAACACCGCGGACATGTTGTCTCTAGTACCCGTGGACTGTACAGACGAGGAGGGGAACACCGCCCTGCAGTTTGCGTCGGCCAGCGGTCATGAGAACCTGGTCCGGTTCTTGCTGCGAAAGGGAGCCTCGGTGGACAGCCGCAATAACTACGGCTGGACCCCGCTGATGCAGGCGGCTAG GTTTGGTCACCTGACTGTCGCCCACATGCTGCTGGAGAACGGGGCAGAGATTAATGGAAGGAACAGGCTAGGCGCAAGTGTCCTGACTATGGCTGCCCGTGGGGGACACACTCACGTAGTGAAGCTACTCCTGGAGAGCGGGGCCTACGTCGATGACTACGATcacctggctgtggctgcagaggcagTCTCGAacggcaacaacaacaacagctgcag CACGGCTGGTTTTGGAGGTGGTGAAGGCtgtccaggaggaggaggcgggagaGAATTCATGGACATCATAGCCCTGATGGTGGCATGTCAGCATGGCCACGAGGCCTCGGTGCGCCTGCTACTGGAGTGGGGCTCTGATGTCAACTTTTCCCAGAAGACCACTGGCTGGGGACCACTGATGGTGGCCACCCTCAGTGGGAAG gtggctgtggctcagcagctggtggagcGTGGAGCTGACCCAGACCGAGTCAACGTCCTGTCCAAGACGGCCTTTGAGCTAGCCATGCAGCTTAAACAGAGAGACATCAAATCCTATCTGGACTCCATCACAACAGTCCGACCCCAGACAG ACGATGAGAGAAGAAGACCAGATGTGTTCAGTGCACTCAAGTTAG gaaATTCCCAGCTAGTCAAAGAGATCTTGGAGGAGGATCCCACTCAGGTGAATTCGTCCAATCAGGAGGGAGCGTCACCTCTCATGATGGCAGCAGTGAGCGGCCAGCTAGAAGTGGTGCAGCTGATGGTGGAGAAGAATGCCGACATAGACAAACAAGACGGCGTCCACGGGTGGACCGCTCTAATGCAGGCCACCTATCATGG tAATAAAGACATTGTGAAGTACCTGTTGAGTCAAGGGGCTGATGTCAACCTTCGAGCTAAGAATGGATACACAGCCTTTCATTTGGTTATGCTGCTGAACGACCCAG ACACTGAGTTGGTGCGTCTGTTAGCGTCAGTGTGTATGCAAGTAGACAAGGACAAGTCGAAACACCGTGGCAGAGCCTTAATGACTCGCTCCAAAAGCCGACAGTCCCTCAACAACGTCCCTGTGCCGCCTGACGACAAGGGAGGCCTTAAG TCCTGGTGGAGCCGGATGTCAAACCGTTTCCGACGGCTTAAGCTGACTCACACCCTGAGGCACGGCCTTTCATCCAACCGCCTCGCTCCGTTTCCAGACGACGCTGAAACTTCATTGGATGCCACGATGAAGGCGGACAGGAAGCCTGCTGCCGTGTCCAACGGGTCGCTGGCGCCAACTCCCGCCCTGGGAGGGAATGATATCAGCACTGCCTGGGCGGTCAAGAGCAAAGATGCTG GTCTTTGCAGGGCATCCTCAGAAAAGGGGGACTTTCTTATAACCACTATG CTCAGAAGTGGCGCGCCTTTGACCCGGCTGCCcaatgacaaactgaaagcGGTGATCCCTCCCTTCCTGCCTCCGTCCAACTTTGAACCGTGGAACTCGGACCGTTCCCGCCTCCTCAGGGAGGGAAAGAGCGAAGCGCCTCGCCTGCCCATGCCACCCCAGAGGAAGCTGAACAGCAGCGGAAATTCAGATATt ACATCCATCAGTCGTGTGGTGAGCAGGTCCATTAAGTTTCCAAGCATCCCTAAgggcccctcctcctcctctccttcaaaCTCTGGTCACTATCACTCCCCCCACTCCTCAGGAGGCTCCAATGGAGTGGCAGGGATCAACCGGGACTCCCACAACCGTTCAG GGGGCAGTGCAGACAGCGTTCTCTCCCAGATAGCAGCCCAAAGGAAGCGAGCAGCGGGTCTGATAGATGTGAAGGCACAAGCTCCAGAGAAACAGCCCAGCCAGACGCAGAGCCAACCCTCACTGCCGCCCTCAGCACCCGGCCTGCCGCTGCCTGATATTAGCCTTCCTGACATCCACGCCCACCCCAGCCTGGTTGCTTCCGACATCCATTCGAGAAgg AAgatggagctgaagaagagaCCTCAGTCTGGGAATTCCTCCACCTCTAAGAGCACGTCGCCCACTCTGACCCCATCCCCTTCCCCAACGCCCAAGCCTCACACTGGGCCGGGAGACTCTCTGTCCTCAGCCTCTTCCCATCCTCGCTCCAAGAGCAGTGGTGGCTCCAGCAGTGGAACCATAACTGATGAAG atgAGCTGTCAAGTATATTGAAGAAACTGTCCCTCGAGAAATACCAACCCATATTTGAGGAACAGGAG GTGGACATGGAGGCGTTCCTGACTCTGACAGATGGGGACCTGAAGGAGCTGGGCATTAAAACAGACGGACCCAGACAACAGATCTTGGCTGCCATATCAGAGCTTAATGCAGGAAAG GGCCGAGAAAGGCAGATCCTTCAAGAGACCATCCATAACTTCCAGTCTTCCTTTGGTAGTAGCGCCAGTAACCCAAGACAACCAG CACCGACGGGATGGATGAGACATCAGGTTCGTTCCTCCAACAAAAGGTAA
- the LOC121623886 gene encoding ankyrin repeat and SAM domain-containing protein 6-like isoform X1, whose protein sequence is MNFGVPANSLLLFRACDEGDYETARGILEPGASKESGRQSRLRSEAGSECNTADMLSLVPVDCTDEEGNTALQFASASGHENLVRFLLRKGASVDSRNNYGWTPLMQAARFGHLTVAHMLLENGAEINGRNRLGASVLTMAARGGHTHVVKLLLESGAYVDDYDHLAVAAEAVSNGNNNNSCSTAGFGGGEGCPGGGGGREFMDIIALMVACQHGHEASVRLLLEWGSDVNFSQKTTGWGPLMVATLSGKVAVAQQLVERGADPDRVNVLSKTAFELAMQLKQRDIKSYLDSITTVRPQTDDERRRPDVFSALKLGNSQLVKEILEEDPTQVNSSNQEGASPLMMAAVSGQLEVVQLMVEKNADIDKQDGVHGWTALMQATYHGNKDIVKYLLSQGADVNLRAKNGYTAFHLVMLLNDPDTELVRLLASVCMQVDKDKSKHRGRALMTRSKSRQSLNNVPVPPDDKGGLKSWWSRMSNRFRRLKLTHTLRHGLSSNRLAPFPDDAETSLDATMKADRKPAAVSNGSLAPTPALGGNDISTAWAVKSKDAGLCRASSEKGDFLITTMLRSGAPLTRLPNDKLKAVIPPFLPPSNFEPWNSDRSRLLREGKSEAPRLPMPPQRKLNSSGNSDITSISRVVSRSIKFPSIPKGPSSSSPSNSGHYHSPHSSGGSNGVAGINRDSHNRSGGSADSVLSQIAAQRKRAAGLIDVKAQAPEKQPSQTQSQPSLPPSAPGLPLPDISLPDIHAHPSLVASDIHSRRKMELKKRPQSGNSSTSKSTSPTLTPSPSPTPKPHTGPGDSLSSASSHPRSKSSGGSSSGTITDEDELSSILKKLSLEKYQPIFEEQEVDMEAFLTLTDGDLKELGIKTDGPRQQILAAISELNAGKGRERQILQETIHNFQSSFGSSASNPRQPGEPRSPTGWMRHQVRSSNKR, encoded by the exons ATGAATTTCGGCGTCCCCGCTAATTCGCTGCTGCTTTTCCGTGCCTGCGACGAGGGGGACTATGAAACCGCTCGGGGGATCCTGGAGCCCGGAGCCTCGAAGGAGTCCGGACGGCAAAGCAGGCTGCGGTCAGAGGCTGGGTCGGAGTGCAACACCGCGGACATGTTGTCTCTAGTACCCGTGGACTGTACAGACGAGGAGGGGAACACCGCCCTGCAGTTTGCGTCGGCCAGCGGTCATGAGAACCTGGTCCGGTTCTTGCTGCGAAAGGGAGCCTCGGTGGACAGCCGCAATAACTACGGCTGGACCCCGCTGATGCAGGCGGCTAG GTTTGGTCACCTGACTGTCGCCCACATGCTGCTGGAGAACGGGGCAGAGATTAATGGAAGGAACAGGCTAGGCGCAAGTGTCCTGACTATGGCTGCCCGTGGGGGACACACTCACGTAGTGAAGCTACTCCTGGAGAGCGGGGCCTACGTCGATGACTACGATcacctggctgtggctgcagaggcagTCTCGAacggcaacaacaacaacagctgcag CACGGCTGGTTTTGGAGGTGGTGAAGGCtgtccaggaggaggaggcgggagaGAATTCATGGACATCATAGCCCTGATGGTGGCATGTCAGCATGGCCACGAGGCCTCGGTGCGCCTGCTACTGGAGTGGGGCTCTGATGTCAACTTTTCCCAGAAGACCACTGGCTGGGGACCACTGATGGTGGCCACCCTCAGTGGGAAG gtggctgtggctcagcagctggtggagcGTGGAGCTGACCCAGACCGAGTCAACGTCCTGTCCAAGACGGCCTTTGAGCTAGCCATGCAGCTTAAACAGAGAGACATCAAATCCTATCTGGACTCCATCACAACAGTCCGACCCCAGACAG ACGATGAGAGAAGAAGACCAGATGTGTTCAGTGCACTCAAGTTAG gaaATTCCCAGCTAGTCAAAGAGATCTTGGAGGAGGATCCCACTCAGGTGAATTCGTCCAATCAGGAGGGAGCGTCACCTCTCATGATGGCAGCAGTGAGCGGCCAGCTAGAAGTGGTGCAGCTGATGGTGGAGAAGAATGCCGACATAGACAAACAAGACGGCGTCCACGGGTGGACCGCTCTAATGCAGGCCACCTATCATGG tAATAAAGACATTGTGAAGTACCTGTTGAGTCAAGGGGCTGATGTCAACCTTCGAGCTAAGAATGGATACACAGCCTTTCATTTGGTTATGCTGCTGAACGACCCAG ACACTGAGTTGGTGCGTCTGTTAGCGTCAGTGTGTATGCAAGTAGACAAGGACAAGTCGAAACACCGTGGCAGAGCCTTAATGACTCGCTCCAAAAGCCGACAGTCCCTCAACAACGTCCCTGTGCCGCCTGACGACAAGGGAGGCCTTAAG TCCTGGTGGAGCCGGATGTCAAACCGTTTCCGACGGCTTAAGCTGACTCACACCCTGAGGCACGGCCTTTCATCCAACCGCCTCGCTCCGTTTCCAGACGACGCTGAAACTTCATTGGATGCCACGATGAAGGCGGACAGGAAGCCTGCTGCCGTGTCCAACGGGTCGCTGGCGCCAACTCCCGCCCTGGGAGGGAATGATATCAGCACTGCCTGGGCGGTCAAGAGCAAAGATGCTG GTCTTTGCAGGGCATCCTCAGAAAAGGGGGACTTTCTTATAACCACTATG CTCAGAAGTGGCGCGCCTTTGACCCGGCTGCCcaatgacaaactgaaagcGGTGATCCCTCCCTTCCTGCCTCCGTCCAACTTTGAACCGTGGAACTCGGACCGTTCCCGCCTCCTCAGGGAGGGAAAGAGCGAAGCGCCTCGCCTGCCCATGCCACCCCAGAGGAAGCTGAACAGCAGCGGAAATTCAGATATt ACATCCATCAGTCGTGTGGTGAGCAGGTCCATTAAGTTTCCAAGCATCCCTAAgggcccctcctcctcctctccttcaaaCTCTGGTCACTATCACTCCCCCCACTCCTCAGGAGGCTCCAATGGAGTGGCAGGGATCAACCGGGACTCCCACAACCGTTCAG GGGGCAGTGCAGACAGCGTTCTCTCCCAGATAGCAGCCCAAAGGAAGCGAGCAGCGGGTCTGATAGATGTGAAGGCACAAGCTCCAGAGAAACAGCCCAGCCAGACGCAGAGCCAACCCTCACTGCCGCCCTCAGCACCCGGCCTGCCGCTGCCTGATATTAGCCTTCCTGACATCCACGCCCACCCCAGCCTGGTTGCTTCCGACATCCATTCGAGAAgg AAgatggagctgaagaagagaCCTCAGTCTGGGAATTCCTCCACCTCTAAGAGCACGTCGCCCACTCTGACCCCATCCCCTTCCCCAACGCCCAAGCCTCACACTGGGCCGGGAGACTCTCTGTCCTCAGCCTCTTCCCATCCTCGCTCCAAGAGCAGTGGTGGCTCCAGCAGTGGAACCATAACTGATGAAG atgAGCTGTCAAGTATATTGAAGAAACTGTCCCTCGAGAAATACCAACCCATATTTGAGGAACAGGAG GTGGACATGGAGGCGTTCCTGACTCTGACAGATGGGGACCTGAAGGAGCTGGGCATTAAAACAGACGGACCCAGACAACAGATCTTGGCTGCCATATCAGAGCTTAATGCAGGAAAG GGCCGAGAAAGGCAGATCCTTCAAGAGACCATCCATAACTTCCAGTCTTCCTTTGGTAGTAGCGCCAGTAACCCAAGACAACCAGGTGAACCACGCT CACCGACGGGATGGATGAGACATCAGGTTCGTTCCTCCAACAAAAGGTAA
- the LOC121623886 gene encoding ankyrin repeat and SAM domain-containing protein 6-like isoform X3 produces the protein MNFGVPANSLLLFRACDEGDYETARGILEPGASKESGRQSRLRSEAGSECNTADMLSLVPVDCTDEEGNTALQFASASGHENLVRFLLRKGASVDSRNNYGWTPLMQAARFGHLTVAHMLLENGAEINGRNRLGASVLTMAARGGHTHVVKLLLESGAYVDDYDHLAVAAEAVSNGNNNNSCSTAGFGGGEGCPGGGGGREFMDIIALMVACQHGHEASVRLLLEWGSDVNFSQKTTGWGPLMVATLSGKVAVAQQLVERGADPDRVNVLSKTAFELAMQLKQRDIKSYLDSITTVRPQTDDERRRPDVFSALKLGNSQLVKEILEEDPTQVNSSNQEGASPLMMAAVSGQLEVVQLMVEKNADIDKQDGVHGWTALMQATYHGNKDIVKYLLSQGADVNLRAKNGYTAFHLVMLLNDPDTELVRLLASVCMQVDKDKSKHRGRALMTRSKSRQSLNNVPVPPDDKGGLKSWWSRMSNRFRRLKLTHTLRHGLSSNRLAPFPDDAETSLDATMKADRKPAAVSNGSLAPTPALGGNDISTAWAVKSKDAGLCRASSEKGDFLITTMLRSGAPLTRLPNDKLKAVIPPFLPPSNFEPWNSDRSRLLREGKSEAPRLPMPPQRKLNSSGNSDITSISRVVSRSIKFPSIPKGPSSSSPSNSGHYHSPHSSGGSNGVAGINRDSHNRSGGSADSVLSQIAAQRKRAAGLIDVKAQAPEKQPSQTQSQPSLPPSAPGLPLPDISLPDIHAHPSLVASDIHSRRKMELKKRPQSGNSSTSKSTSPTLTPSPSPTPKPHTGPGDSLSSASSHPRSKSSGGSSSGTITDEDELSSILKKLSLEKYQPIFEEQEVDMEAFLTLTDGDLKELGIKTDGPRQQILAAISELNAGPRKADPSRDHP, from the exons ATGAATTTCGGCGTCCCCGCTAATTCGCTGCTGCTTTTCCGTGCCTGCGACGAGGGGGACTATGAAACCGCTCGGGGGATCCTGGAGCCCGGAGCCTCGAAGGAGTCCGGACGGCAAAGCAGGCTGCGGTCAGAGGCTGGGTCGGAGTGCAACACCGCGGACATGTTGTCTCTAGTACCCGTGGACTGTACAGACGAGGAGGGGAACACCGCCCTGCAGTTTGCGTCGGCCAGCGGTCATGAGAACCTGGTCCGGTTCTTGCTGCGAAAGGGAGCCTCGGTGGACAGCCGCAATAACTACGGCTGGACCCCGCTGATGCAGGCGGCTAG GTTTGGTCACCTGACTGTCGCCCACATGCTGCTGGAGAACGGGGCAGAGATTAATGGAAGGAACAGGCTAGGCGCAAGTGTCCTGACTATGGCTGCCCGTGGGGGACACACTCACGTAGTGAAGCTACTCCTGGAGAGCGGGGCCTACGTCGATGACTACGATcacctggctgtggctgcagaggcagTCTCGAacggcaacaacaacaacagctgcag CACGGCTGGTTTTGGAGGTGGTGAAGGCtgtccaggaggaggaggcgggagaGAATTCATGGACATCATAGCCCTGATGGTGGCATGTCAGCATGGCCACGAGGCCTCGGTGCGCCTGCTACTGGAGTGGGGCTCTGATGTCAACTTTTCCCAGAAGACCACTGGCTGGGGACCACTGATGGTGGCCACCCTCAGTGGGAAG gtggctgtggctcagcagctggtggagcGTGGAGCTGACCCAGACCGAGTCAACGTCCTGTCCAAGACGGCCTTTGAGCTAGCCATGCAGCTTAAACAGAGAGACATCAAATCCTATCTGGACTCCATCACAACAGTCCGACCCCAGACAG ACGATGAGAGAAGAAGACCAGATGTGTTCAGTGCACTCAAGTTAG gaaATTCCCAGCTAGTCAAAGAGATCTTGGAGGAGGATCCCACTCAGGTGAATTCGTCCAATCAGGAGGGAGCGTCACCTCTCATGATGGCAGCAGTGAGCGGCCAGCTAGAAGTGGTGCAGCTGATGGTGGAGAAGAATGCCGACATAGACAAACAAGACGGCGTCCACGGGTGGACCGCTCTAATGCAGGCCACCTATCATGG tAATAAAGACATTGTGAAGTACCTGTTGAGTCAAGGGGCTGATGTCAACCTTCGAGCTAAGAATGGATACACAGCCTTTCATTTGGTTATGCTGCTGAACGACCCAG ACACTGAGTTGGTGCGTCTGTTAGCGTCAGTGTGTATGCAAGTAGACAAGGACAAGTCGAAACACCGTGGCAGAGCCTTAATGACTCGCTCCAAAAGCCGACAGTCCCTCAACAACGTCCCTGTGCCGCCTGACGACAAGGGAGGCCTTAAG TCCTGGTGGAGCCGGATGTCAAACCGTTTCCGACGGCTTAAGCTGACTCACACCCTGAGGCACGGCCTTTCATCCAACCGCCTCGCTCCGTTTCCAGACGACGCTGAAACTTCATTGGATGCCACGATGAAGGCGGACAGGAAGCCTGCTGCCGTGTCCAACGGGTCGCTGGCGCCAACTCCCGCCCTGGGAGGGAATGATATCAGCACTGCCTGGGCGGTCAAGAGCAAAGATGCTG GTCTTTGCAGGGCATCCTCAGAAAAGGGGGACTTTCTTATAACCACTATG CTCAGAAGTGGCGCGCCTTTGACCCGGCTGCCcaatgacaaactgaaagcGGTGATCCCTCCCTTCCTGCCTCCGTCCAACTTTGAACCGTGGAACTCGGACCGTTCCCGCCTCCTCAGGGAGGGAAAGAGCGAAGCGCCTCGCCTGCCCATGCCACCCCAGAGGAAGCTGAACAGCAGCGGAAATTCAGATATt ACATCCATCAGTCGTGTGGTGAGCAGGTCCATTAAGTTTCCAAGCATCCCTAAgggcccctcctcctcctctccttcaaaCTCTGGTCACTATCACTCCCCCCACTCCTCAGGAGGCTCCAATGGAGTGGCAGGGATCAACCGGGACTCCCACAACCGTTCAG GGGGCAGTGCAGACAGCGTTCTCTCCCAGATAGCAGCCCAAAGGAAGCGAGCAGCGGGTCTGATAGATGTGAAGGCACAAGCTCCAGAGAAACAGCCCAGCCAGACGCAGAGCCAACCCTCACTGCCGCCCTCAGCACCCGGCCTGCCGCTGCCTGATATTAGCCTTCCTGACATCCACGCCCACCCCAGCCTGGTTGCTTCCGACATCCATTCGAGAAgg AAgatggagctgaagaagagaCCTCAGTCTGGGAATTCCTCCACCTCTAAGAGCACGTCGCCCACTCTGACCCCATCCCCTTCCCCAACGCCCAAGCCTCACACTGGGCCGGGAGACTCTCTGTCCTCAGCCTCTTCCCATCCTCGCTCCAAGAGCAGTGGTGGCTCCAGCAGTGGAACCATAACTGATGAAG atgAGCTGTCAAGTATATTGAAGAAACTGTCCCTCGAGAAATACCAACCCATATTTGAGGAACAGGAG GTGGACATGGAGGCGTTCCTGACTCTGACAGATGGGGACCTGAAGGAGCTGGGCATTAAAACAGACGGACCCAGACAACAGATCTTGGCTGCCATATCAGAGCTTAATGCAG GGCCGAGAAAGGCAGATCCTTCAAGAGACCATCCATAA
- the rps20 gene encoding 40S ribosomal protein S20 — MAFKDTGKAPVETEVAIHRIRITLTSRNVKSLEKVCADLIRGAKEKNLKVKGPVRMPTKTLRITTRKTPCGEGSKTWDRFQMRIHKRLIDLHSPSEIVKQITSISIEPGVEVEVTIADA, encoded by the exons ATG GCTTTCAAGGACACTGGCAAGGCACCTGTTGAGACCGAGGTCGCCATTCACCGCATCCGCATCACCCTCACCAGCCGTAACGTCAAATCTCTGGAGAAGG TCTGTGCAGACTTGATCCGTGGGGCTAAGGAGAAGAACCTGAAGGTGAAGGGACCCGTCCGCATGCCAACCAAG ACTCTGCGTATCACCACCAGAAAAACTCCCTGTGGTGAGGGATCCAAAACCTGGGATCGCTTCCAGATGAGGATCCACAAGCGCCTGATTGATCTGCACAGCCCATCTGAGATCGTCAAGCAGATCACCTCCATCAGCATTGAACCCGGTGTTGAGGTTGAAGTTACCATCGCTGATGCATAA